Sequence from the Orcinus orca chromosome 11, mOrcOrc1.1, whole genome shotgun sequence genome:
ttaaaaaatatatctatattaatAATTGACCTGCTAAGAAAGCTGTGTATATTGTTTATTTGGAATGTGTACTCTGTTGTCCATGTGTGAAGGCTGTGCAAGAGTTCTAGAAGTAAATAATAACCCTTCTAGGAGGGCAATAAACTCACTGAATAacgataaaatatttttgaagtgtaTGTTAACATTGGGCTTTTAATTGGACATTGGAAAATATAAAGGGTAACAATTGttcaaaattaatgttttaataaaCAATAATATAAACAGCATTGGTATCTCAGAATGTGAAGCTGAACCATTaggcttaataaatacttttgtgaaatatttttcgCTGAAGAATGGTTATGAAGAAAGGCAAGTATTTGGGAATAAAACCTGGGAAAACGCAGGCTTTTAGTCAATCACCATCTCTTGTCCATTGTCTGAAAACATACAAACTATAAGTATATTTGAGAATGCATGGCTGTATTTCATTTCTGCTGCTCCCAGATTTCCGGAATTAATAAAACTAGGATCTTCTTGCTGGCTTTGCGTGGTTTCTTCTACTACCAACTGGGCCATGTCAGGTTTTCTCCCATCCATAGGAACTCCTATCACCCCTGATCAAGTTTTCAGAACCAGGAGTACCTTCGGTTGACATATTTACGGGCACCTTCCCTCTCTTGCCTTGCCGCTCATCTGCTTGACTAAGCCATCGCCATCTAGCTAAAGCTGGGGAAACCACTGCAGAAGCAGATGCTGCTGGGTGACACCtaatctttctttgtttctcttttcttcatctaATCAAGATAGAAGAGGACTGAACAGAGTGGGATACAACTACAGCTTTAACGTGGTTCTGCCTCTTGGTGTGCATTGTCGTTTTCTCTGGCCAGTTGCTCACATTAAAAGCCACGTCTTTTTTTATCATATTTAGCTTTGACCTTACCCCTTCAAACACATGCAGTGCATTTAactgctttttctgtgttacGTTTTCCTCCTCTTCTAGGTTTTATTTGTGGCTGGCTTGGCTTTTGTAATTGGTTTAGAAAGAACATTCAGATTCTTCttccaaaaacataaaatgaaagcTACAGGATTTTTCCTGGGTGGTGTATTTGTAGTCCTGATTGGTTGGCCTTTGATAGGCATGATTTTCGAAATTTATGGATTCTTTCTCTTGTTCAGGTAAggcaaccattttattttattgtttctctttAGGTAAACCATAATGTCATATAATTATTACAGAAACCCAGATGTGTTTATCAGATGCAGATGATTGCTTATGTCAgggtataaattattttataaagtattttcaatgcaataaaatttattttgttggcATTTTACGGCACTCTGTTTATGTTTGGTATTTTCATCAACCAGACagtgatagatggatagatagataggtaggtagatagatagataggtagatagatagatagatagatagatccaGCATTTTAATATGTAGACCTGATGCTGTACAGTTACTGTCACTTGATGACACTTTCTTTAATGCATGCAGATATTAGAAAATTTTGGACCAAATACATTATGGGAGGTTTTGATCAGTTAATATTTTACAAATGCCACTTACCCAGTAAATAATAGTATGCAGTGTGAGAAAATACTTTCAAGTAAGTTggtttaattatttattcaagaaaGGTGTATCATTTGTCTTCTATCTGCCAAGCACCATATTGCCCACAGGAAACAAACATTATTAAGTGCCAAATCTGCTTTAGAGAATCTCTCATTTCTAATATGGGAAATAGACTGTAAAGGTACCAGTAGGATGTAATAGTAATGCCATTATAGATGTTTATATCTATATAAACAGAATGTTATGAGCACAACTAAGGAAGGGATCAAATCCAGGGAGAGGTAAGGAATAACTGAATTTTGAAGTCTCTTAAAACATTCAAAACTTTAACAGGATCCTTTCTTTTTACATGGCTAACTGTTCATTTTGGTAATAGAGAATGTGTTCATTCTAAGAACTTTCTCCGCCTCTCCCAGGGGCTTCTTTCCTGTGGTTGTTGGATTTATTAGAAGAGTGCCAGTCCTTGGATCACTCTTGAATTTACCTGGAATTAGATCAGTAAGTAATCATATATTTAACAATATgttttttaaaccattaaaataaatgttatctgGGGAGAGGGACggcttgggagtttggggttagcagatgcaaactattatatatagaatgagtaaacaacaatgtcctactgtatagcacagggaattatattcaatatcaggtgataaaccataatgaaaaagaatataaaaaagaatgtgtatgtgtgtgtgtatacacacacacacacacacgtataactgaatcactttgctgtatagcagaaattaatacaacattgtaaatcaactatacttcaataatttttaaaagttatttaaataaa
This genomic interval carries:
- the GOLT1B gene encoding vesicle transport protein GOT1B, coding for MISLTDTQKIGMGLTGFGVFFLFFGMILFFDKALLAIGNVLFVAGLAFVIGLERTFRFFFQKHKMKATGFFLGGVFVVLIGWPLIGMIFEIYGFFLLFRGFFPVVVGFIRRVPVLGSLLNLPGIRSFVDKVGESNNMV